One region of Triticum aestivum cultivar Chinese Spring chromosome 6B, IWGSC CS RefSeq v2.1, whole genome shotgun sequence genomic DNA includes:
- the LOC123135210 gene encoding uncharacterized protein has protein sequence MAFFGYDPYDYGYGYPASPYSYDPYYHRPAAADAFFHDAEQLMTERLRPARRRAPARHDDAFFPGFGAAQPAARTTARPRPSSGSPKSCPDYFEIEVTGDSNSPPAVPRKPAPSAEEAAVSVQAAVRGLLARRMVREVRMVERLAEAVAARVASEAEALRADARARIGLGEELMRLLLRLDGVRGAREYRRRVTRRVLALQDAVDALEAAPAVVTADAPEVQDAEEEAESGMEPDLPVEDNTVLDFLAAETTDTAAMEVDAASPVVVDEAGHTETELVAEGEKASEAEGEWEMVATGDGDVFTGEEDPAPPKAQQQQQEQVQEEKKTVTTDGLDAKKLMEMVVALCERSAQQCELIGALAERVDTLERAVRRVEEADRRRGRNKKTNKDGKKNTSSFYSD, from the coding sequence ATGGCGTTCTTTGGCTACGACCCATACGACTACGGCTATGGCTACCCCGCCTCGCCCTACAGCTACGATCCCTACTACCACCGCCCCGCTGCCGCCGATGCCTTCTTCCACGACGCCGAGCAGCTGATGACGGAGCGCCTGCGCCCCGCCCGCCGCAGGGCCCCGGCGCGGCACGACGACGCCTTCTTCCCTGGCTTCGGCGCCGCCCAGCCGGCCGCGCGGACCACGGCGCGTCCCAGGCCCAGCAGCGGGTCCCCGAAGAGCTGCCCGGACTACTTCGAGATTGAGGTCACGGGCGACTCCAACTCTCCGCCGGCTGTGCCGAGGAAGCCGGCGCCTTCAGCGGAGGAGGCCGCGGTGAGTGTGCAAGCGGCGGTGCGCGGGCTGCTTGCTCGTCGCATGGTGCGGGAGGTGCGCATGGTGGAGCGGCTGGCGGAGGCCGTGGCCGCAAGGGTGGCCTCCGAGGCGGAGGCGCTCCGCGCGGACGCCCGTGCGCGGATCGGCCTCGGGGAGGAGCTCATGCGGCTGTTGCTGCGCCTCGACGGCGTGCGTGGCGCCCGGGAGTACCGGAGGCGGGTCACCAGGCGCGTGCTCGCGCTCCAGGATGCTGTTGACGCGCTCGAGGCCGCGCCTGCGGTGGTGACCGCCGATGCGCCGGAAGTTCAGGATGCAGAGGAAGAAGCAGAGAGCGGGATGGAGCCGGATCTGCCGGTTGAGGACAATACTGTGTTGGATTTTCTGGCTGCCGAGACAACCGACACGGCGGCGATGGAGGTTGATGCGGCGAGTCCCGTCGTCGTCGACGAGGCCGGGCACACCGAGACCGAACTGGTGGCGGAAGGCGAGAAGGCCTCGGAGGCGGAGGGTGAGTGGGAGATGGTGGCGACGGGGGACGGCGACGTCTTCACGGGCGAGGAGGACCCTGCACCACCCaaagcccagcagcagcagcaagaacaGGTACAGGAGGAGAAGAAGACAGTGACCACCGACGGGCTGGACGCGAAGAAACTGATGGAGATGGTGGTGGCACTGTGCGAACGGAGCGCACAGCAGTGCGAGCTCATCGGGGCCCTGGCCGAGCGGGTGGACACGCTGGAGCGCGCTGTCCGGCGGGTGGAGGAGGCCGACCGGCGCCGGGGGAGGAACAAGAAGACCAACAAGGACGGCAAGAAGAACACAAGTAGCTTCTACAGCGACTAA